Proteins found in one Xyrauchen texanus isolate HMW12.3.18 chromosome 30, RBS_HiC_50CHRs, whole genome shotgun sequence genomic segment:
- the LOC127623662 gene encoding consortin-like, with amino-acid sequence MEDSETKESLRWTEMTRRTQTTEDVINPCLTVSDVTQNKLKETDEMDLDTVKHNSESRSSLERSQNNIKSHSLSLDQGTFSGLVPSGPSPFLLASLQSLIEDNDHMLLPHSLHQIAEAYFLEKDYQWAVEFLQLEKLYHERLLSNLASIQEQWESQCRVGVQTKSISPLNANGMDREREHMESLSHFCRTHQRPNLPAEKKMLQNSPPHVTEHRGSKQEQALVNSSGRENWVEAKQVPEEDCEEEDEEDLEADECWNEDLQEEVEIGSQGPVDELAKLIQVEEMFPSDGLVSILKKRVCVRGAESLNSAPDKDLTMRKVRFREPDDAFDQDESARKSCLVLLLLCLITVVISISGTALYCLIGGAYSNVCVDFSHNVHFYFGTIQRGLDALTQWLSSGAS; translated from the exons ATGGAGGATTCTGAGACAAAGGAGTCTTTAAGATGGACAGAGATGACCAGAAGAACACAGACCACAGAAGATGTCATCAACCCTTGCCTAACAGTCTCTGATGTGACTCAGAACAAGCTGAAAGAGACCGATGAGATGGACTTGGACACTGTTAAGCACAATTCAGAGAGCAGGAGCTCACTAGAGAGGTCTCAAAACAACATCAAGAGCCATAGTCTCTCATTAGATCAAG GCACTTTTTCTGGCCTTGTGCCATCTGGGCCCAGTCCTTTTCTTCTTGCTTCACTGCAGTCCCTTATTGAAGATAATGATCACATGCTCCTTCCTCATTCCTTACACCAG ATAGCAGAGGCCTACTTCCTTGAAAAAGATT ATCAGTGGGCAGTGGAGTTTCTCCAACTAGAGAAGCTGTACCATGAAAGACTACTGTCTAATCTGGCATCTATACAGGAGCAATGGG AGTCCCAGTGTAGGGTTGGTGTCCAAACCAAAAGTATCTCCCCTTTAAACGCTAATGgaatggacagagagagagagcatatggAATCGTTGAGtcatttctgcagaacacatcagAG acCTAATCTTCCTGCAGAAAAG AAAATGTTGCAAAATAGCCCACCCCATGTGACAGAACATAGAGGCTCAAAACAAGAACAAGCTTTAGTCAACTCAAGCGGGAGAGAAAACTGGGTGGAAGCCAAACAGGTGCCAGAAGAAGACTgtgaagaggaggatgaggaagatcTTGAGGCCGATGAGTGCTGGAATGAGGATCTTCAGGAGGAGGTAGAGATTGGTAGCCAGGGTCCTGTGGATGAGCTGGCCAAACTCATTCAGGTAGAGGAG ATGTTTCCCTCAGATGGCTTAGTATCTATTTTAAAGAAGAGAGTTTGTGTAAGAGGAGCAGAGAGTCTTAATTCTGCTCCAGACAAAGATTTGACTATGCGCAAAGTCCGCTTCAGAGAGCCCGATGATGCCTTCGATCAAG ATGAGTCGGCTAGAAAATCTTGCCTCGTCCTTCTACTCTTGTGTCTGATTACCGTGGTAATAAGCATAAGTGGGACTGCTCTGTATTGCCTCATTGGAGGGGCGTACTCAAACGTGTGTGTCGACTTCTCTCATAATGTACACTTTTACTTTGGAACTATACAACGAGGACTGGATGCTCTCACACAATGGCTCTCTTCTGGTGCATCATAG